A genomic window from Sorex araneus isolate mSorAra2 chromosome 2, mSorAra2.pri, whole genome shotgun sequence includes:
- the RIPK4 gene encoding LOW QUALITY PROTEIN: receptor-interacting serine/threonine-protein kinase 4 (The sequence of the model RefSeq protein was modified relative to this genomic sequence to represent the inferred CDS: deleted 1 base in 1 codon), with amino-acid sequence MEGDGSPWALGLLRTFDAGEFAGWEKVGSGGFGQVYKVRHVHWKTWLAIKCSPSLHVDDRERLDLLEEARKMELAKFRYILPVYGICREPAGLVMEFMETGSLEKLLAAQPLPWELRFRIVHETAVGMNFLHCLSPPLLHLDLKPANILLDAHYHVKISDFGLAKCHGLSHSHELSMDGLFGTVAYLPPERIREKSRLFDTKHDVYSFAIVIWGILTQKKPFADEKNILHIMVKVVKGHRPELPPVCRARPRACSRLLGLMQRCWHADPQERPSFHEITSETEGLCEKPDEEVPETAQEPEPRSEVPVPAPLKRASAPPSDDCSLAELLSQLDSGVSQALEGPEELSRSASESRLPSGSSDKRLSGVSSVDSAFSSRGSLSLSFERDPSSTDLGTTDVQRKKLVEAVVSGDTGRLMKLLQPQDVDLVVDGGASLLHLAVAAGQEECVKWLLLNHANPDLADGRGATPLHAAVEKRGRGILELLLARRVSVNAADEDRWTALHFAAQNGDEGSARLLLERGAAVNAADAEGRAPLHVACQHGQEAVVRVLLRRGGDPGLPAKGAWLPLHYAAWQGHLPIVRLLAKQPGVSLDAQTLDGRTPLHLAAQRGHYRVARVLIDLRSAVDVCTLLAQTPLHVAAETGHTSTARLLLHRGACRDAVTAEGCTALHLAARHGHLATVRLLLEERADVRARGPQNQTALHLAAAAGHTEVVEELVQAARGLGLQEEPGLRAPLRVSWGRPHATAVETLSRRVRLRGPAPLLRRSKT; translated from the exons GGAGCGCCTGGACCTCCTGGAGGAGGCCCGGAAGATGGAGCTGGCCAAGTTCCGCTACATCCTGCCGGTGTACGGCATCTGCCGCGAGCCCGCAGGGCTGGTCATGGAGTTCATGGAGACGGGCTCGCTGGAGAAGCTGCTGGCCGCCCAGCCGCTGCCCTGGGAGCTGCGCTTCCGCATCGTGCACGAGACGGCCGTGGGCATGAACTTCCTGCACTGCCTGTCCCCGCCGCTGCTGCACCTGGACCTCAAGCCCGCCAACATCCTGCTGGACGCCCACTACCACGTCAAG ATTTCCGACTTCGGGCTGGCCAAGTGCCACGGGCTGTCCCACTCGCACGAGCTCAGCATGGATGGGCTTTTTGGGACCGTGGCCTACCTGCCCCCCGAGCGCATCCGGGAGAAGAGCCGGCTCTTCGACACCAAGCACGACGTGTACAG cttcgcCATCGTCATCTGGGGCATCCTGACGCAGAAGAAGCCGTTTGCGG ATGAGAAGAACATCCTGCACATCATGGTGAAGGTGGTGAAGGGCCACCGGCCGGAGCTGCCGCCCGTgtgccgcgcccggccccgcgcctgCAGCCGCCTCCTGGGCCTGATGCAGCGCTGCTGGCACGCGGACCCCCAGGAGAGACCCTCCTTCCATG AGATCACGTCTGAGACCGAGGGCCTGTGTGAGAAGCCGGACGAGGAGGTGCCCGAGACGGCCCAGGAGCCCGAGCCCAGGAGCGAG GTGCCCGTGCCCGCGCCCCTGAAGCGTGCGTCTGCGCCCCCGTCTGACGACTGCAGCCTGGCCGAGCTGCTGTCCCAGCTGGACTCGGGCGTCTCGCAGGCCCTGGAGGGCCCTGAGGAGCTGAGCCGCAGCGCGTCCGAGTCCCGGCTGCCGTCCGGCAGCAGCGACAAGAGGCTGTCGGGGGTGTCGTCCGTGGACTCGGCCTTCTCCTCCCGGggctccctgtccctgtccttcgAGCGGGACCCTTCTAGCACGG ACCTGGGCACGACGGACGTGCAGAGGAAGAAGCTGGTGGAGGCGGTGGTGAGCGGGGACACGGGGCGGCTGATGAAGCTGCTGCAGCCGCAGGACGTGGACCTGGTGGTGGACGGGGGCGCCAGCCTGCTGCACCTGGCGGTGGCCGCGGGCCAGGAGGAGTGCGTCAAGTGGCTGCTGCTGAACCACGCCAACCCCGACCTGGCGGACGGGCGGGGCGCCACGCCGCTGCACGCGGCCGTGGAGAAGCGGGGCCGCGGCATCCTGGAGCTGCTGCTGGCGCGCCGGGTCAGCGTGAACGCGGCCGACGAGGACCGCTGGACGGCCCTGCACTTTGCCGCGCAGAACGGGGACGAGGGCAGCGCGCGGCTGCTGCTGGAGAGGGGCGCGGCGGTGAACGCGGCGGACGCCGAGGGCCGCGCGCCGCTGCACGTGGCCtgccagcacggccaggaggcGGTCGTGCGCGTGCTGCTGCGGCGC GGGGGCGACCCAGGGCTGCCCGCCAAGGGCGCGTGGCTGCCGCTGCACTACGCCGCCTGGCAGGGCCACCTGCCCATCGTCCGGCTGCTGGCCAAGCAGCCGGGGGTCAGCCTGGACGCGCAGACGCTGGACGGGAGGACGCCCCTGCACCTGGCCGCACAGCGCGGCCACTACCGCGTGGCCCGCGTCCTCATCGACCTGCGCTCGGCCGTGGACGTGTGCACCCTGCTGGCGCAGACGCCGCTGCACGTGGCCGCCGAAACGGGCCACACCAGCACCGCGCGGCTGCTGCTGCACCGCGGGGCCTGCCGGGACGCTGTCACCGCCGAGGGCTGCACCGCACTGCACCTGGCCGCCCGCCACGGCCACCTGGCCACGGTCAGGCTGCTCCTGGAGGAGCGGGCGGACGTGCGGGCACGCGGCCCGCAGAACCAGACGGCGCTGCAcctggccgccgccgccggccacACCGAGGTGGTGGAGGAGCTGGTGCAGGCGGCCCGGGGGCTGGGCCTGCAGGAGGAGCCGGGGCTCCGGGCGCCCCTTCGCGTCTCCTGGGGCCGGCCCCACGCCACGGCCGTGGAGACCCTCAGCAGGCGCGTGCGGCTGCGCGGCCCTGCCCCGCTCCTGCGGAGAAGCAAGACCTAG